Proteins encoded by one window of Cucurbita pepo subsp. pepo cultivar mu-cu-16 chromosome LG14, ASM280686v2, whole genome shotgun sequence:
- the LOC111810068 gene encoding vacuolar protein sorting-associated protein 51 homolog isoform X3: protein MNNNIVGMETNMEQLLEKILSVQSRSDGVNTSLFEKREHIEKLHRTRNLLRKVQFIYDLPARLGKCIKTEAYADAVRFYTGAMPIFKVYGDSSFQDCKRASEEAIAIVLKNLQEKLFSDSESIQTRAEAAVLLKQLDFPVDSLKAKLLEKLEQSTLDLQLNAEDLSSALVIGSSKDGNASESVYGASHEASVREFAEAIRAYRVIFADSDRQLIKLAQDLVTKHFDAIEQFIRKQICAADLLRVFGIIWTDVLLLGEVLNDAGLPDYSLKAAQVAVKQYVTCTFSRLLQDISDALAQVHTRKKEEGVQEYSLQLALEASKKAVLQGSMDVLLDFRQLLEDQSGLTISQRDSIVDWVQEGFQDFFRALVDRFMLLSGKNSSFSQSQVLPEATQAEKVVAGLVLVLAQVSVFIEQTAIPRITEEIAASFSGGGTRGYEYGPAFVPAEICRMFRAAGEKFLHLYINMRSQRISVLLTKRFRTPNWVKHKEPREVHMFVDLFLQELEAIGSEVKQILPQGTRKHRRTDSNGSTTSSRSNPLREEKLNRSNTQRARSQLLETHLAKLFKQKIEIFTRVEFTQGSVVTTAVKLSLKTLLEFVRLQTFNRSGFQQVQLDMQFLRTPLKEIADDEAAIDFLLDEVIVAASERCLDAIPLEPPILDKLIQAKLAKAKYQNPTSP from the exons ATGAATAATAATATCGTGGGGATGGAGACAAACATGGAACAACTACTTGAAAAA ATACTGTCTGTGCAGTCTAGAAGTGATGGAGTTAATACTTCTCTCTTTGAAAAAAGAGAGCACATTGAGAAATTGCATCGAACACGAAACCTTCTTCGTAAAGTTCAG TTCATATATGATCTACCCGCTAGACTTGGAAAGTGCATCAAAACAGAAGCCTATGCTGATGCAGTCAGATTCTATACTGGTGCCATGCCAATATTTAAG GTGTATGGAGACTCCTCATTCCAAGATTGCAAGCGAGCATCAGAAGAAGCAATAGcaatagttttgaaaaacttgCAG GAGAAGCTATTCTCAGATTCTGAATCCATACAGACGAGAGCGGAGGCTGCAGTACTTCTTAAGCAGCTTGATTTCCCG GTGGACAGCTTAAAGGCAAAGTTGCTAGAAAAGTTGGAACAATCAACATTGGATCTTCAGCTTAATGCTGAGGATTTGAGTAGTGCATTAGTGATTGGCTCTTCAAAAGATGGAAATGCTTCTGAGTCAGTTTATGGTGCTTCACATGAG GCATCTGTACGGGAGTTTGCAGAGGCAATCCGAGCTTATCGTGTAATATTTGCAGATTCAGATAGGCAACTGATAAAACTTGCTCAGGACTTGGTTACCAA GCATTTTGACGCCATTGAGCAATTTATCAGAAAACAGATTTGTGCGGCAGATCTTCTCCGTGTTTTTG GGATTATATGGACAGATGTGCTTTTACTTGGGGAAGTATTGAATGATGCTGGTCTGCCTGATTATTCCTTGAAG GCTGCCCAGGTTGCTGTCAAACAGTACGTCACATGCACATTTTCTCGTCTCCTGCAAGACATCTCAG ATGCACTCGCACAGGTTCATACTAGGAAAAAGGAGGAGGGCGTTCAAGAGTACTCCTTGCAGCTTGCACTGGAGGCCAGCAAGAAGGCTGTGCTTCAGGGCAGCATGGATGTTCTACTA gACTTCCGCCAGCTTCTTGAAGATCAGTCAGGGCTAACAATCAGCCAGAGGGACTCAATTGTTGATTGGGTTCAAGAAGGATTTCAGGACTTCTTCAGGGCACTTGTTGACCGGTTCATGTTGCTTTCAGGAAAAAATAGTTCTTTTAGCCAAAGTCAAGTTTTGCCTGAGGCAACTCAAGCTGAAAAAGTTGTTGCTGGGCTTGTCTTGGTTCTTGCTCAAGTTTCAGTATTTATTGAACAAACTGCCATCCCTAGAATCACTGAG GAAATAGCAGCTTCTTTTTCTGGTGGTGGTACAAGGGGTTATGAATATGGTCCTGCCTTTGTACCTGCCGAAATTTGCCGAATGTTTCGAGCTGCTGGTGAAAAGTTTCTGCACCTT TATATAAACATGAGAAGCCAGAGGATATCAGTTCTTTTAACCAAGAGGTTTCGAACGCCAAATTGGGTTAAG CACAAGGAACCCAGAGAGGTTCACATGTTTGTCGATTTATTCCTTCAAGAG TTAGAGGCTATTGGAAGTGAAGTTAAACAGATTTTACCACAAGGGACGCGTAAGCATCGTCGGACTGACAGCAATGGAAGCACCACCTCATCACGGAGTAATCCACTCCGAGAGGAAAAGTTGAATAGGTCTAATACGCAAAGAGCTCGGAGCCAGTTGCTGGAAACCCATCTAGCAAAGTTATTTAAGCAAAAGATAGAGATTTTTACTAGAGTAGAGTTTACTCAG GGATCTGTTGTAACAACTGCAGTGAAACTTTCACTTAAAACTTTGCTAGAATTCGTCCGACTCCAGACTTTTAATCGAAGCGGGTTCCAGCAAGTTCAGTTAGATATGCAGTTCCTTAGGACTCCTCTGAAGGAAATTGCAGATGATGAAGCAGCTATTGACTTTTTGCTTGATGAG GTGATAGTTGCAGCATCAGAGCGTTGTCTGGACGCCATTCCCTTGGAGCCTCCCATCTTAGACAAACTCATACAAGCAAAATTGGCAAAGGCAAAATATCAGAATCCAACGTCTCCATGA
- the LOC111810068 gene encoding vacuolar protein sorting-associated protein 51 homolog isoform X2 gives MEIDNGSMDEKTKRMRDLLSSFYSPDASTSGSSMGSSNRYASPLEAINTTSFNPDQYMSILVQKSNLEGLLQKHVEMAAEIKNLDTDLQMLVYENYNKFISATDTIKRMNNNIVGMETNMEQLLEKILSVQSRSDGVNTSLFEKREHIEKLHRTRNLLRKVQFIYDLPARLGKCIKTEAYADAVRFYTGAMPIFKVYGDSSFQDCKRASEEAIAIVLKNLQEKLFSDSESIQTRAEAAVLLKQLDFPVDSLKAKLLEKLEQSTLDLQLNAEDLSSALVIGSSKDGNASESVYGASHEASVREFAEAIRAYRVIFADSDRQLIKLAQDLVTKHFDAIEQFIRKQICAADLLRVFGIIWTDVLLLGEVLNDAGLPDYSLKAAQVAVKQYVTCTFSRLLQDISDALAQVHTRKKEEGVQEYSLQLALEDFRQLLEDQSGLTISQRDSIVDWVQEGFQDFFRALVDRFMLLSGKNSSFSQSQVLPEATQAEKVVAGLVLVLAQVSVFIEQTAIPRITEEIAASFSGGGTRGYEYGPAFVPAEICRMFRAAGEKFLHLYINMRSQRISVLLTKRFRTPNWVKHKEPREVHMFVDLFLQELEAIGSEVKQILPQGTRKHRRTDSNGSTTSSRSNPLREEKLNRSNTQRARSQLLETHLAKLFKQKIEIFTRVEFTQGSVVTTAVKLSLKTLLEFVRLQTFNRSGFQQVQLDMQFLRTPLKEIADDEAAIDFLLDEVIVAASERCLDAIPLEPPILDKLIQAKLAKAKYQNPTSP, from the exons GTACAAAAGTCGAATTTGGAGGGGCTCCTTCAAAAACATGTCGAAATGGCTGCTGAGATTAAGAATCTTGACACAGATCTACAAATGTTGGTTtatgaaaattacaataaGTTCATCAGTGCAACTGATACAATAAAAAG GATGAATAATAATATCGTGGGGATGGAGACAAACATGGAACAACTACTTGAAAAA ATACTGTCTGTGCAGTCTAGAAGTGATGGAGTTAATACTTCTCTCTTTGAAAAAAGAGAGCACATTGAGAAATTGCATCGAACACGAAACCTTCTTCGTAAAGTTCAG TTCATATATGATCTACCCGCTAGACTTGGAAAGTGCATCAAAACAGAAGCCTATGCTGATGCAGTCAGATTCTATACTGGTGCCATGCCAATATTTAAG GTGTATGGAGACTCCTCATTCCAAGATTGCAAGCGAGCATCAGAAGAAGCAATAGcaatagttttgaaaaacttgCAG GAGAAGCTATTCTCAGATTCTGAATCCATACAGACGAGAGCGGAGGCTGCAGTACTTCTTAAGCAGCTTGATTTCCCG GTGGACAGCTTAAAGGCAAAGTTGCTAGAAAAGTTGGAACAATCAACATTGGATCTTCAGCTTAATGCTGAGGATTTGAGTAGTGCATTAGTGATTGGCTCTTCAAAAGATGGAAATGCTTCTGAGTCAGTTTATGGTGCTTCACATGAG GCATCTGTACGGGAGTTTGCAGAGGCAATCCGAGCTTATCGTGTAATATTTGCAGATTCAGATAGGCAACTGATAAAACTTGCTCAGGACTTGGTTACCAA GCATTTTGACGCCATTGAGCAATTTATCAGAAAACAGATTTGTGCGGCAGATCTTCTCCGTGTTTTTG GGATTATATGGACAGATGTGCTTTTACTTGGGGAAGTATTGAATGATGCTGGTCTGCCTGATTATTCCTTGAAG GCTGCCCAGGTTGCTGTCAAACAGTACGTCACATGCACATTTTCTCGTCTCCTGCAAGACATCTCAG ATGCACTCGCACAGGTTCATACTAGGAAAAAGGAGGAGGGCGTTCAAGAGTACTCCTTGCAGCTTGCACTGGAG gACTTCCGCCAGCTTCTTGAAGATCAGTCAGGGCTAACAATCAGCCAGAGGGACTCAATTGTTGATTGGGTTCAAGAAGGATTTCAGGACTTCTTCAGGGCACTTGTTGACCGGTTCATGTTGCTTTCAGGAAAAAATAGTTCTTTTAGCCAAAGTCAAGTTTTGCCTGAGGCAACTCAAGCTGAAAAAGTTGTTGCTGGGCTTGTCTTGGTTCTTGCTCAAGTTTCAGTATTTATTGAACAAACTGCCATCCCTAGAATCACTGAG GAAATAGCAGCTTCTTTTTCTGGTGGTGGTACAAGGGGTTATGAATATGGTCCTGCCTTTGTACCTGCCGAAATTTGCCGAATGTTTCGAGCTGCTGGTGAAAAGTTTCTGCACCTT TATATAAACATGAGAAGCCAGAGGATATCAGTTCTTTTAACCAAGAGGTTTCGAACGCCAAATTGGGTTAAG CACAAGGAACCCAGAGAGGTTCACATGTTTGTCGATTTATTCCTTCAAGAG TTAGAGGCTATTGGAAGTGAAGTTAAACAGATTTTACCACAAGGGACGCGTAAGCATCGTCGGACTGACAGCAATGGAAGCACCACCTCATCACGGAGTAATCCACTCCGAGAGGAAAAGTTGAATAGGTCTAATACGCAAAGAGCTCGGAGCCAGTTGCTGGAAACCCATCTAGCAAAGTTATTTAAGCAAAAGATAGAGATTTTTACTAGAGTAGAGTTTACTCAG GGATCTGTTGTAACAACTGCAGTGAAACTTTCACTTAAAACTTTGCTAGAATTCGTCCGACTCCAGACTTTTAATCGAAGCGGGTTCCAGCAAGTTCAGTTAGATATGCAGTTCCTTAGGACTCCTCTGAAGGAAATTGCAGATGATGAAGCAGCTATTGACTTTTTGCTTGATGAG GTGATAGTTGCAGCATCAGAGCGTTGTCTGGACGCCATTCCCTTGGAGCCTCCCATCTTAGACAAACTCATACAAGCAAAATTGGCAAAGGCAAAATATCAGAATCCAACGTCTCCATGA
- the LOC111810068 gene encoding vacuolar protein sorting-associated protein 51 homolog isoform X1 yields the protein MEIDNGSMDEKTKRMRDLLSSFYSPDASTSGSSMGSSNRYASPLEAINTTSFNPDQYMSILVQKSNLEGLLQKHVEMAAEIKNLDTDLQMLVYENYNKFISATDTIKRMNNNIVGMETNMEQLLEKILSVQSRSDGVNTSLFEKREHIEKLHRTRNLLRKVQFIYDLPARLGKCIKTEAYADAVRFYTGAMPIFKVYGDSSFQDCKRASEEAIAIVLKNLQEKLFSDSESIQTRAEAAVLLKQLDFPVDSLKAKLLEKLEQSTLDLQLNAEDLSSALVIGSSKDGNASESVYGASHEASVREFAEAIRAYRVIFADSDRQLIKLAQDLVTKHFDAIEQFIRKQICAADLLRVFGIIWTDVLLLGEVLNDAGLPDYSLKAAQVAVKQYVTCTFSRLLQDISDALAQVHTRKKEEGVQEYSLQLALEASKKAVLQGSMDVLLDFRQLLEDQSGLTISQRDSIVDWVQEGFQDFFRALVDRFMLLSGKNSSFSQSQVLPEATQAEKVVAGLVLVLAQVSVFIEQTAIPRITEEIAASFSGGGTRGYEYGPAFVPAEICRMFRAAGEKFLHLYINMRSQRISVLLTKRFRTPNWVKHKEPREVHMFVDLFLQELEAIGSEVKQILPQGTRKHRRTDSNGSTTSSRSNPLREEKLNRSNTQRARSQLLETHLAKLFKQKIEIFTRVEFTQGSVVTTAVKLSLKTLLEFVRLQTFNRSGFQQVQLDMQFLRTPLKEIADDEAAIDFLLDEVIVAASERCLDAIPLEPPILDKLIQAKLAKAKYQNPTSP from the exons GTACAAAAGTCGAATTTGGAGGGGCTCCTTCAAAAACATGTCGAAATGGCTGCTGAGATTAAGAATCTTGACACAGATCTACAAATGTTGGTTtatgaaaattacaataaGTTCATCAGTGCAACTGATACAATAAAAAG GATGAATAATAATATCGTGGGGATGGAGACAAACATGGAACAACTACTTGAAAAA ATACTGTCTGTGCAGTCTAGAAGTGATGGAGTTAATACTTCTCTCTTTGAAAAAAGAGAGCACATTGAGAAATTGCATCGAACACGAAACCTTCTTCGTAAAGTTCAG TTCATATATGATCTACCCGCTAGACTTGGAAAGTGCATCAAAACAGAAGCCTATGCTGATGCAGTCAGATTCTATACTGGTGCCATGCCAATATTTAAG GTGTATGGAGACTCCTCATTCCAAGATTGCAAGCGAGCATCAGAAGAAGCAATAGcaatagttttgaaaaacttgCAG GAGAAGCTATTCTCAGATTCTGAATCCATACAGACGAGAGCGGAGGCTGCAGTACTTCTTAAGCAGCTTGATTTCCCG GTGGACAGCTTAAAGGCAAAGTTGCTAGAAAAGTTGGAACAATCAACATTGGATCTTCAGCTTAATGCTGAGGATTTGAGTAGTGCATTAGTGATTGGCTCTTCAAAAGATGGAAATGCTTCTGAGTCAGTTTATGGTGCTTCACATGAG GCATCTGTACGGGAGTTTGCAGAGGCAATCCGAGCTTATCGTGTAATATTTGCAGATTCAGATAGGCAACTGATAAAACTTGCTCAGGACTTGGTTACCAA GCATTTTGACGCCATTGAGCAATTTATCAGAAAACAGATTTGTGCGGCAGATCTTCTCCGTGTTTTTG GGATTATATGGACAGATGTGCTTTTACTTGGGGAAGTATTGAATGATGCTGGTCTGCCTGATTATTCCTTGAAG GCTGCCCAGGTTGCTGTCAAACAGTACGTCACATGCACATTTTCTCGTCTCCTGCAAGACATCTCAG ATGCACTCGCACAGGTTCATACTAGGAAAAAGGAGGAGGGCGTTCAAGAGTACTCCTTGCAGCTTGCACTGGAGGCCAGCAAGAAGGCTGTGCTTCAGGGCAGCATGGATGTTCTACTA gACTTCCGCCAGCTTCTTGAAGATCAGTCAGGGCTAACAATCAGCCAGAGGGACTCAATTGTTGATTGGGTTCAAGAAGGATTTCAGGACTTCTTCAGGGCACTTGTTGACCGGTTCATGTTGCTTTCAGGAAAAAATAGTTCTTTTAGCCAAAGTCAAGTTTTGCCTGAGGCAACTCAAGCTGAAAAAGTTGTTGCTGGGCTTGTCTTGGTTCTTGCTCAAGTTTCAGTATTTATTGAACAAACTGCCATCCCTAGAATCACTGAG GAAATAGCAGCTTCTTTTTCTGGTGGTGGTACAAGGGGTTATGAATATGGTCCTGCCTTTGTACCTGCCGAAATTTGCCGAATGTTTCGAGCTGCTGGTGAAAAGTTTCTGCACCTT TATATAAACATGAGAAGCCAGAGGATATCAGTTCTTTTAACCAAGAGGTTTCGAACGCCAAATTGGGTTAAG CACAAGGAACCCAGAGAGGTTCACATGTTTGTCGATTTATTCCTTCAAGAG TTAGAGGCTATTGGAAGTGAAGTTAAACAGATTTTACCACAAGGGACGCGTAAGCATCGTCGGACTGACAGCAATGGAAGCACCACCTCATCACGGAGTAATCCACTCCGAGAGGAAAAGTTGAATAGGTCTAATACGCAAAGAGCTCGGAGCCAGTTGCTGGAAACCCATCTAGCAAAGTTATTTAAGCAAAAGATAGAGATTTTTACTAGAGTAGAGTTTACTCAG GGATCTGTTGTAACAACTGCAGTGAAACTTTCACTTAAAACTTTGCTAGAATTCGTCCGACTCCAGACTTTTAATCGAAGCGGGTTCCAGCAAGTTCAGTTAGATATGCAGTTCCTTAGGACTCCTCTGAAGGAAATTGCAGATGATGAAGCAGCTATTGACTTTTTGCTTGATGAG GTGATAGTTGCAGCATCAGAGCGTTGTCTGGACGCCATTCCCTTGGAGCCTCCCATCTTAGACAAACTCATACAAGCAAAATTGGCAAAGGCAAAATATCAGAATCCAACGTCTCCATGA